A portion of the Acidihalobacter yilgarnensis genome contains these proteins:
- a CDS encoding metalloregulator ArsR/SmtB family transcription factor: MTPERFFRALSDPTRLRCLMLMQRAGELCVCELTEALEMAQPKISRHLASLREAEVVTDRRDGLWVFYRLREDLPPWVREILAVSADSLHGQAPFAEDAARLQPMTTRPRNGCCAA; encoded by the coding sequence ATGACGCCTGAACGCTTTTTCCGAGCCCTTTCCGACCCGACGCGACTGCGCTGTCTGATGCTGATGCAGCGTGCCGGCGAACTTTGCGTGTGCGAGTTGACGGAGGCGCTGGAGATGGCGCAGCCCAAGATTTCGCGACATCTGGCCAGCCTGCGCGAAGCGGAGGTGGTTACCGACCGGCGTGACGGGTTGTGGGTGTTTTACCGACTGCGCGAGGATCTCCCGCCCTGGGTGCGCGAGATTCTGGCAGTGAGTGCCGATTCGTTGCACGGGCAGGCGCCCTTCGCGGAGGACGCTGCCCGTCTGCAGCCGATGACCACGCGCCCGCGCAACGGATGTTGCGCGGCCTAG
- a CDS encoding arsenic transporter has protein sequence MLALAIFLITLVFVIWQPRGLGIGWSATGGALLALATGVITPHDIPIVWHIVWDATFTFVGLIIISLTLDEAGFFHWAALHVARWGGGSGRRLFPLVILLGALIAAFFANDGAALLLTPIVLAILLRLGFKPAGALAFVIATGFVADTTSLPLIISNLVNIVSANYFAIPFDRYAQVMIPVDLAALAATLVVLWLYFRRDLPERYALDGLEAPAHAIRDPLVFRASFPLLGTLLTAYFVTAQFGVPVSVVTGAGALILLALAGRWHRGGRGGIIPVRKVLKEAPWQIVIFSLGMYLVVYGLRNAGLTAYLARILEWLGGHGPTISALGTGFLSAALSSVMNNMPSVLVGALAIDQSHGLSAASREAMIYANVIGCDLGPKFTPIGSLATLLWLHVLARKGETITWGQYMKVGLIITPPVLIVTLLALAVWLPLVGHS, from the coding sequence ATGTTAGCGCTCGCGATCTTCCTGATCACCCTCGTTTTCGTCATCTGGCAGCCACGCGGGCTGGGCATCGGCTGGAGCGCGACGGGCGGCGCCCTGCTGGCACTGGCCACCGGCGTGATCACGCCGCACGACATCCCCATCGTCTGGCACATCGTCTGGGACGCCACCTTCACCTTCGTTGGCCTCATCATCATCTCGCTGACTCTGGACGAGGCCGGCTTCTTCCACTGGGCCGCCCTGCATGTCGCGCGCTGGGGTGGTGGCAGCGGACGACGGTTGTTCCCGCTGGTAATCCTGCTGGGCGCCCTGATCGCCGCCTTCTTCGCCAACGATGGCGCCGCGCTACTGCTCACACCGATCGTGCTCGCCATCCTGCTGCGCCTGGGCTTCAAACCCGCCGGCGCGCTGGCCTTCGTGATCGCTACCGGCTTCGTCGCCGACACCACCAGCCTGCCGCTGATCATCTCGAATCTCGTCAATATCGTCAGCGCCAACTATTTCGCCATCCCCTTCGACCGCTACGCGCAGGTGATGATTCCCGTAGACCTCGCCGCGCTCGCCGCAACACTGGTCGTCCTCTGGCTATACTTCCGCCGCGACCTGCCAGAACGCTACGCCCTCGACGGGCTGGAGGCGCCCGCTCACGCGATCCGTGACCCGCTGGTCTTCCGTGCCAGTTTCCCGCTGCTCGGCACGCTGCTCACGGCCTACTTCGTCACCGCGCAGTTCGGCGTGCCCGTCTCCGTGGTCACTGGCGCAGGCGCGCTGATCCTGCTCGCACTCGCCGGGCGCTGGCATCGTGGCGGTCGCGGCGGCATCATCCCTGTGCGCAAGGTGCTCAAGGAGGCACCCTGGCAGATCGTGATCTTCAGCCTGGGCATGTACCTCGTGGTCTACGGCCTACGCAATGCGGGGCTCACGGCCTACCTCGCGCGGATTCTGGAATGGCTGGGTGGCCACGGGCCGACGATTTCCGCACTCGGCACCGGCTTCCTGAGCGCCGCGCTGTCCTCGGTGATGAACAACATGCCAAGCGTGCTGGTCGGCGCGCTGGCCATCGATCAGAGCCATGGCCTGAGCGCAGCCAGCCGTGAAGCCATGATCTACGCCAACGTCATCGGCTGTGATCTCGGCCCCAAGTTCACGCCTATCGGCAGCCTCGCCACCCTGCTGTGGCTGCACGTGCTCGCGCGCAAGGGCGAAACCATCACCTGGGGCCAGTACATGAAGGTCGGGCTGATCATCACCCCACCGGTCCTGATCGTCACCCTGCTCGCGCTGGCCGTCTGGCTGCCGCTGGTGGGTCATTCCTGA
- the arsC gene encoding arsenate reductase (thioredoxin) produces MNPKSILFLCTGNSCRSQMAEGWARRLGGNDFEITSAGIESHGKNPRAIAVMAEAGVDISDQESTRVSDAMIAAADLVVTVCGHADEHCPVLPHGVRKLHWPLEDPAKATGTEEEIMTEFRRVRDEVRERVAGLLQDERG; encoded by the coding sequence ATGAATCCAAAATCCATCCTGTTCCTATGCACCGGCAACTCCTGCCGCAGTCAGATGGCCGAAGGTTGGGCCCGTCGACTCGGCGGCAACGACTTCGAGATCACCTCCGCCGGCATCGAATCTCACGGCAAAAATCCGCGTGCGATCGCGGTGATGGCCGAGGCCGGCGTCGACATCAGCGATCAGGAATCGACCCGCGTCAGCGACGCCATGATCGCCGCTGCCGACCTCGTGGTCACGGTCTGCGGCCATGCCGACGAACACTGCCCAGTACTGCCGCACGGCGTACGCAAGCTGCACTGGCCGCTCGAAGACCCGGCCAAGGCCACCGGCACGGAGGAGGAAATCATGACCGAGTTCCGCCGCGTGCGCGACGAGGTGCGCGAGCGCGTGGCCGGCCTGCTGCAGGACGAGCGGGGCTGA
- a CDS encoding TMEM175 family protein, with translation MIRCRIAADGGILDWKRIAGVGGMRTNRMEAFSDGVMAIIITIMVLEMKVPHGEQIDALRPLLPVLLSYVLSYVYIGIYWNNHHHLLHATERIGGGVLWANLHLLFWLSLFPFVTSWMGENHFAAAPTALYGGVLLMAAIAYSILVRSIIAHEGRDSRVARAIGGDFKGILSILLYAAAIPLAYWVHWAAQVVYVLVALMWLVPDRRIERHLID, from the coding sequence GTGATCCGCTGCCGCATCGCGGCGGATGGCGGCATACTGGACTGGAAACGGATCGCAGGGGTGGGGGGAATGCGCACGAACCGAATGGAAGCATTCAGCGACGGCGTGATGGCGATCATCATCACCATCATGGTGTTGGAAATGAAGGTGCCGCACGGCGAACAGATCGACGCGCTGCGGCCACTGTTGCCTGTGTTGCTGAGCTACGTGCTCAGCTACGTCTATATCGGCATCTACTGGAACAACCATCACCACCTGCTGCACGCGACCGAGCGTATCGGCGGTGGGGTCCTGTGGGCGAACCTGCACCTGCTGTTCTGGCTCTCGTTGTTCCCTTTTGTGACCAGCTGGATGGGCGAGAACCACTTTGCGGCGGCGCCAACGGCGCTTTACGGCGGCGTGCTGCTGATGGCAGCCATCGCCTACAGCATCCTGGTGCGCAGCATTATCGCGCACGAAGGTCGCGACTCCAGGGTCGCACGCGCGATCGGTGGTGATTTCAAGGGCATACTGTCAATTCTGCTGTACGCCGCAGCGATCCCATTGGCCTATTGGGTCCACTGGGCGGCGCAGGTGGTTTACGTGCTGGTCGCGCTGATGTGGCTGGTGCCCGACCGCCGGATCGAGCGCCACCTTATCGACTGA
- a CDS encoding ABC transporter permease: protein MHLIVLTPFELGLAALLILALAGLSLALSLGLARTLLISAVRTTLQLWLVGLVLKTLFAHASPLWIGLLAVFMLVVAGREVMARQQRRFSGGWGYGVGALALSVPSLVIILLTLLVILRPEPWYAPQYAIPLLGMLIGNSMTGAAIGLDRLTQTAWRQRTVIEARLMLGQRWDEAMADIRRESARAGLIPIINSMAAAGVVSLPGMMTGQILAGSSPTEAVRYQILIMFLIAANTGFSALGGVWLGSRRLFDERERLRLDRLKS from the coding sequence ATGCATTTGATCGTGTTGACGCCGTTTGAGCTGGGTTTGGCGGCGCTGCTGATCTTGGCGCTGGCCGGCCTGAGTCTGGCGCTGAGTCTGGGGCTGGCGCGTACGCTACTGATTTCGGCCGTGCGCACAACTTTACAGCTCTGGCTGGTGGGGCTGGTGCTCAAGACATTGTTTGCGCATGCCAGCCCGCTGTGGATCGGTCTGCTGGCGGTCTTCATGCTGGTGGTCGCCGGTCGCGAGGTCATGGCGCGTCAGCAGCGTCGGTTCAGCGGCGGTTGGGGGTACGGTGTGGGCGCGCTGGCGCTCTCCGTGCCGAGTCTGGTGATCATCCTGCTCACCTTGCTGGTGATCCTGCGGCCGGAACCTTGGTACGCACCGCAATATGCGATCCCACTGCTCGGCATGCTGATCGGCAACTCGATGACCGGGGCTGCTATTGGCCTCGACCGACTGACGCAGACGGCTTGGCGCCAGCGGACGGTTATCGAGGCACGCCTGATGCTCGGACAGCGCTGGGACGAGGCGATGGCCGACATCCGCCGAGAGTCCGCGCGCGCCGGGCTGATCCCGATCATTAACTCCATGGCCGCGGCGGGTGTCGTTAGCCTGCCGGGTATGATGACCGGGCAGATCCTGGCCGGCTCGTCGCCGACCGAGGCTGTGCGTTACCAGATTCTGATCATGTTTCTGATCGCCGCCAACACCGGTTTCTCCGCGCTCGGCGGCGTCTGGCTCGGTTCGCGCCGGCTGTTCGACGAACGGGAAAGGCTGCGTCTCGATCGATTGAAATCGTGA
- a CDS encoding ABC transporter ATP-binding protein translates to MNASHPKSDDVARTSQRLSVEGLRTPVVGPYSLSLAAGECVVLTGPSGSGKSLLLRAICDLDPSTGMVFLNGRMRDDFPPRDWRRSVGLLPAEPAWWAEVVGEHFPQGSDGVLEALGFGPEVMGWEVMRASSGERQRLALARMLQLRPQVLLLDEPTANLDADNRARVESVVREYLADSLAAALWVTHDPAQASRVGDRELVMRAGQLEEIACI, encoded by the coding sequence ATGAATGCCTCACATCCCAAAAGCGACGACGTTGCGCGGACATCCCAGCGTTTGAGCGTGGAAGGCTTACGCACTCCAGTAGTCGGTCCTTACTCGCTGTCGCTCGCAGCGGGCGAGTGTGTCGTGTTGACCGGACCGTCTGGAAGCGGCAAGTCGCTGCTTTTACGTGCAATCTGCGATCTCGACCCGTCCACAGGCATGGTGTTCCTGAATGGTCGAATGCGAGACGACTTCCCACCACGCGATTGGCGACGCTCGGTCGGGCTGTTGCCCGCGGAACCGGCTTGGTGGGCGGAGGTGGTGGGCGAGCATTTCCCGCAGGGTAGCGACGGCGTGCTCGAGGCGCTTGGCTTCGGACCGGAAGTGATGGGTTGGGAGGTGATGCGTGCATCCAGCGGCGAGCGCCAGCGCCTGGCGCTCGCGCGAATGCTGCAACTGCGACCCCAGGTGCTGCTGCTTGACGAGCCGACCGCGAATCTCGACGCCGACAACCGTGCGCGCGTGGAGTCGGTGGTGCGCGAGTATCTCGCGGACAGCCTCGCAGCCGCCCTGTGGGTGACGCACGACCCGGCACAGGCGAGCCGTGTCGGCGACCGCGAACTGGTGATGCGCGCGGGTCAGCTGGAGGAGATCGCATGCATTTGA
- a CDS encoding ammonium transporter, with amino-acid sequence MKSKHALGAIGGLFGLVGLWMLPGLAMAADATPKINSGDTAWMLTSTALVLMMTIPGVALFYGGMVRKKNLISVAAKTFAVTCLITAVWTIIGYSLAFTSGNGFVGGLSRFFLSGMGYNAMSGTIPESVFMTFQMTFAIITPALIIGSIVERMKFSAMLWFMGLWSVLVYSPIAHMVWGPGGWLGGDGVLDFAGGTVVHINAGVAGLVAALVLGKRKGYRKDPMPPVNVVFTMAGAALLWVGWFGFNAGSAVAANATAGMAMAVTQIATGIAALSWMFAEWAARGKPTLLGMSSGAVAGLVAITPASGFVGPTGAIVIGIAAGVLCFWASVYLKNMLGYDDSLDAFGVHAVGGIVGAMLTGIFAAAMFGGAGLSDAAGGSIMHQLGIQGFGVMVTIVYDAIMTFIIIKVIDVIMGIRVTEEDEVEGLDVSQHGEQVYE; translated from the coding sequence ATGAAATCTAAGCACGCATTGGGAGCGATCGGGGGACTGTTCGGCTTGGTGGGCTTGTGGATGCTCCCGGGTTTGGCCATGGCTGCCGACGCAACACCGAAGATCAACTCGGGCGACACCGCCTGGATGCTGACATCCACCGCATTGGTTCTGATGATGACCATACCGGGCGTAGCGCTTTTCTACGGTGGCATGGTACGCAAGAAAAATCTGATTTCAGTGGCGGCGAAGACCTTTGCCGTGACCTGTTTGATCACGGCCGTCTGGACGATTATCGGCTATTCGCTGGCCTTCACTTCGGGTAATGGTTTCGTCGGTGGCCTGAGTCGCTTCTTCCTGAGCGGCATGGGTTACAACGCGATGAGCGGGACCATCCCCGAATCGGTGTTCATGACCTTCCAGATGACCTTTGCCATCATTACTCCGGCACTGATCATCGGCTCGATCGTCGAACGCATGAAATTCTCGGCAATGTTGTGGTTCATGGGCTTGTGGTCGGTGTTGGTTTATTCGCCGATCGCGCACATGGTCTGGGGTCCGGGTGGCTGGTTGGGTGGCGACGGCGTGCTCGACTTTGCGGGAGGCACGGTGGTGCATATCAACGCGGGTGTGGCCGGTCTGGTGGCTGCACTGGTGTTGGGCAAGCGTAAGGGGTACCGCAAGGATCCGATGCCGCCTGTGAACGTGGTGTTCACCATGGCCGGTGCCGCATTGCTGTGGGTCGGTTGGTTCGGTTTCAATGCGGGTTCTGCTGTGGCCGCCAACGCGACTGCTGGCATGGCCATGGCCGTGACCCAGATCGCAACCGGCATTGCCGCGCTGTCGTGGATGTTCGCCGAGTGGGCGGCTCGTGGCAAACCCACTCTGCTGGGCATGAGTTCGGGTGCGGTGGCTGGTCTTGTGGCGATCACCCCGGCTTCCGGTTTCGTGGGGCCGACCGGTGCCATCGTGATTGGTATCGCTGCCGGCGTGCTCTGCTTCTGGGCCTCGGTCTACCTCAAGAACATGCTCGGTTATGACGATTCGCTCGATGCCTTTGGCGTCCATGCGGTCGGCGGCATCGTCGGTGCGATGTTGACCGGCATTTTTGCGGCCGCGATGTTCGGTGGTGCCGGCTTGTCCGACGCGGCTGGCGGCAGCATCATGCATCAGCTCGGTATTCAGGGGTTCGGTGTCATGGTGACGATTGTGTACGACGCGATCATGACCTTCATTATCATCAAGGTAATCGACGTAATCATGGGTATCCGTGTGACGGAAGAGGATGAGGTCGAGGGCCTCGACGTTTCCCAGCACGGTGAGCAGGTCTACGAATAA
- a CDS encoding P-II family nitrogen regulator — translation MKLLIAIIKPFKLDEVREALSEIGVKGITVAEVKGFGRQKGHTELYRGAEYVVDFLPKVKIEVALDDALVDQAIEAISKAASTGKIGDGKIFLCPLEQAIRIRTGETGSEAL, via the coding sequence ATGAAGCTGCTCATCGCCATTATCAAACCCTTCAAGCTCGACGAGGTTCGGGAGGCGCTTTCCGAAATCGGCGTCAAGGGGATCACCGTCGCGGAGGTCAAGGGCTTCGGGCGTCAGAAGGGACACACCGAACTCTACCGCGGCGCGGAATACGTGGTGGATTTTCTACCCAAGGTGAAGATCGAGGTTGCTCTGGACGACGCTTTGGTCGATCAGGCCATCGAGGCCATCAGCAAGGCAGCCAGCACCGGCAAGATCGGCGACGGCAAGATATTCCTGTGCCCGCTTGAGCAGGCCATTCGTATCCGTACCGGCGAAACCGGTAGCGAAGCCCTTTAA
- a CDS encoding porin, with the protein MSLKKRFRPSKIVIALSAGMAMAGVAITARAAPTATIYGMVGVVGSYNTATTGGQKSTYGIQNNISQVGVKGDLGEAGGTKFIYNYDMSVDPTSAIGSPSTYWAYLGATGPWGTLKAGRLESTYFNDVVLPFTPFWWMYPTVVANFEQDKAISYVSPTMGGFTVSAEGFNIGKGSSASSKSTNNYGLSGTYTTGDFSFAAGFESFSKYGDGAAKYSASPSQTVWLTPVNEYSGVLLKNKVGLRGTYSSGPLTVSVGGFGFKPTSMLLTATQNTHEIYTYLATASYAFNPKWTVMGNVSTTTQGASGTLSRTRGTLTTLGLAYAPISSVAFYAEYQYADKKAVESGLDSDVLDAAASSVAVPGTKAASQFVIGGTYSF; encoded by the coding sequence ATGAGCCTGAAGAAGCGGTTTCGGCCTAGCAAAATTGTGATTGCCCTGAGTGCGGGTATGGCGATGGCAGGAGTGGCCATTACGGCCCGTGCCGCGCCAACCGCGACGATTTACGGGATGGTAGGTGTTGTTGGTAGCTACAACACGGCTACTACCGGTGGGCAGAAATCAACTTATGGCATTCAGAACAATATCAGCCAAGTCGGCGTGAAGGGTGACTTGGGTGAGGCCGGGGGCACGAAATTCATTTATAACTATGACATGTCCGTCGATCCTACATCTGCGATCGGATCGCCCTCAACATACTGGGCGTATTTGGGCGCGACCGGGCCCTGGGGAACGCTCAAGGCCGGTCGACTTGAATCGACCTATTTCAATGATGTGGTATTGCCCTTCACACCTTTTTGGTGGATGTATCCCACCGTAGTAGCAAATTTCGAGCAGGACAAGGCGATTTCTTACGTTTCGCCGACTATGGGGGGATTTACAGTATCTGCCGAGGGCTTCAACATCGGGAAGGGTTCGTCTGCCAGCAGCAAGTCGACGAACAATTACGGGCTTTCTGGCACCTATACGACGGGTGATTTCAGCTTCGCGGCAGGTTTTGAGAGCTTTTCCAAGTACGGGGATGGCGCCGCTAAGTACAGTGCATCGCCTTCGCAGACCGTATGGTTGACGCCGGTAAACGAATATTCCGGCGTATTGCTTAAGAATAAGGTGGGCCTGCGGGGTACTTACAGCTCGGGACCTTTGACTGTCAGTGTGGGGGGCTTCGGTTTCAAGCCCACGTCCATGCTGCTGACGGCGACGCAGAATACACATGAGATTTATACCTATCTTGCGACCGCGAGCTATGCCTTCAATCCGAAATGGACTGTGATGGGCAATGTGTCGACCACGACGCAGGGTGCTAGCGGCACGTTGTCTCGTACGCGCGGCACACTGACTACGCTGGGCTTGGCCTATGCGCCAATTAGCAGTGTGGCGTTCTACGCCGAATATCAGTATGCGGACAAAAAGGCCGTGGAAAGTGGATTGGACAGCGATGTGCTGGATGCTGCCGCAAGTTCGGTGGCGGTTCCCGGCACGAAGGCTGCTAGCCAATTCGTTATTGGGGGTACGTACAGCTTCTAG
- a CDS encoding accessory factor UbiK family protein: MFEKRPFDDFASKLGKAVPDSLRTAQQDVGKTVRAGLSGAMQRLDLVSREEFEVQSAVLARTREKLERMETRVRLLEEKLGITPPSTQAPGE, translated from the coding sequence ATGTTCGAAAAACGACCCTTCGATGATTTCGCATCGAAACTAGGCAAGGCCGTACCCGATTCTTTGCGTACCGCGCAGCAAGATGTCGGTAAGACCGTACGCGCCGGATTGAGTGGTGCAATGCAGCGACTCGACCTCGTCAGTCGCGAGGAATTCGAGGTACAGTCCGCGGTCCTGGCCAGAACACGCGAAAAACTGGAGCGCATGGAGACACGCGTGCGTCTTCTGGAGGAAAAACTGGGCATCACCCCGCCATCGACTCAGGCGCCAGGGGAATAG
- a CDS encoding magnesium chelatase domain-containing protein, protein MMSLARVYTRAQLGIDAPEVCVEVHLSNGLPSLSIVGLPEAAVRESKDRVRAAILNSHFEFPARRITVNLAPADLPKEGGRFDLPIALGILAASGQLPAESLDEIEFIGELALDGHLRGIRGALPAALATRAAGRSLLVPEQCVSEAGLVEGLPLYAANHLLQVCAHLAGRERLALHRSQPQQIPERWDTDLSDIRGQHQARRALEVAAAGGHNLLMIGPISPILM, encoded by the coding sequence ATGATGTCGCTGGCTCGCGTCTACACTCGTGCGCAACTCGGCATTGACGCGCCCGAGGTTTGCGTTGAAGTACATCTATCCAATGGCCTGCCTAGCCTGTCCATCGTCGGCTTGCCTGAAGCCGCAGTTCGCGAAAGCAAGGACCGCGTCCGTGCCGCCATTCTCAATAGCCACTTCGAATTTCCCGCACGCCGCATCACCGTGAATCTGGCGCCGGCGGACCTGCCCAAAGAAGGTGGACGCTTCGATCTGCCCATCGCCCTCGGTATTCTCGCGGCATCGGGCCAGTTACCCGCGGAATCACTCGACGAAATCGAATTCATCGGCGAACTGGCGCTCGATGGGCATTTACGTGGGATTCGCGGCGCGCTACCCGCCGCACTGGCCACGCGCGCTGCAGGGCGCTCGCTGCTCGTACCCGAGCAATGCGTGAGCGAGGCTGGACTGGTTGAAGGATTGCCGCTGTACGCCGCCAATCACCTGTTGCAGGTCTGCGCGCACCTTGCGGGGCGCGAGCGGCTTGCGCTGCATCGGTCACAGCCTCAGCAGATTCCCGAGCGATGGGATACCGACTTGTCCGATATCCGGGGACAACACCAGGCAAGGCGTGCGCTTGAAGTCGCGGCGGCAGGCGGACACAACTTGCTGATGATCGGACCTATTAGCCCCATTCTTATGTAA